One segment of Halomonas sp. TD01 DNA contains the following:
- a CDS encoding Oligosaccharide biosynthesis protein Alg14: MRILMVASFGGHFIQLKRLYKQIKGEANDGNTSFVFAVTEQDVQVDDVNALYFTNVHRDSGIWKILGAFRQASTLLKQAKPDVVISTGALPGLIVCFVAKLKGKKVIWLDSMANYQKLSFSGNIAKFFCDVCLTQWEHLATNDKRVGYWGKVL, translated from the coding sequence ATGAGAATTTTGATGGTGGCTTCTTTTGGCGGTCATTTTATACAGCTTAAACGTTTGTATAAACAAATAAAGGGTGAAGCGAATGACGGTAATACGTCGTTCGTTTTCGCAGTAACTGAACAAGATGTACAGGTTGATGATGTAAATGCGCTCTATTTCACGAATGTGCACCGCGATAGCGGTATATGGAAAATTCTAGGTGCCTTTCGCCAGGCATCAACACTGCTAAAGCAAGCTAAACCAGATGTTGTTATTTCAACGGGTGCACTGCCGGGGCTTATTGTTTGTTTTGTGGCTAAATTAAAAGGTAAGAAAGTTATTTGGCTCGATAGTATGGCAAATTATCAAAAGCTGTCTTTTTCAGGAAATATTGCAAAATTTTTCTGTGACGTATGCCTAACACAGTGGGAACACCTAGCCACGAACGACAAGCGCGTTGGCTACTGGGGGAAGGTATTATGA
- a CDS encoding glycosyltransferase produces MIFITVGTQLPFDRLLEYFEEWRTDVGYSGKVVAQIGEDSHFSSPSIEIFKTLSSEQYYHWFCQAEGIVSHTGMGSILSCLDHDKRGVFLPRQYALGEHRNDHQLDTAQAFSGKYPTLEFCADKAAFFSALNKLIDRRDPQEALVDQESSSELGDNIATYLGIKGALL; encoded by the coding sequence ATGATTTTTATCACAGTAGGTACCCAGCTGCCTTTTGATAGATTGCTTGAATATTTTGAAGAGTGGCGCACAGACGTGGGCTACTCAGGCAAGGTTGTTGCTCAAATAGGTGAAGATAGCCACTTCAGCAGCCCCTCGATAGAAATTTTTAAAACATTATCGAGTGAGCAGTACTACCACTGGTTCTGTCAGGCTGAAGGGATAGTGTCTCATACAGGCATGGGCAGTATCTTGTCATGCCTCGACCATGATAAGCGAGGCGTATTCCTGCCGCGTCAATACGCATTAGGCGAGCATCGAAACGACCATCAGCTAGATACTGCTCAAGCTTTCAGTGGAAAGTATCCCACACTCGAATTTTGTGCGGATAAAGCAGCCTTCTTCAGTGCGTTAAACAAGCTTATTGATAGGCGCGACCCACAAGAAGCATTGGTAGATCAAGAGAGCAGCAGCGAGCTAGGCGATAATATTGCGACATACCTTGGCATAAAGGGAGCGCTGTTGTGA